TATCTTCGCCAATCGCCTTGTTGCTTTCCACCATACGGGCATATTTGCGGATGGTCTTGCGATCCACGCGCACTTTCCGCCCGATTTCGCGCTGACTGATGCCATTGGTAAGTAATGTAATTATTGCTGCTTTCTTGTTCGGCTGCAAAACGTTCATCCTTTCTCTTCCTCCCATATGCTTATATAAAATGGGAGTCTGTAACGTTCTGCCAACCGTTTGTGAAGGTGCTTTTGAAAACCTGGTTTTCAGGTCTTAAAAACAACCGCTGGGTGGGGGATTTTCAAGTGGCCACAGGTGGGGGATTTTCAAGTGGCCACAGGTGGGGGATTTTGGGTGGCCACCCGGGGATGGAATGCACTGTCTGCAAACGTGATGTTGAGAAAGCAGCGAAAATGAACTTTGCCATGCTGGATGGAAAAGAAATCAAAATCAATATCTGCGAAAAATGTGTGGAAAAAATCGATGATAGCCTGTTCTACCTACTCGTATGTAGAAGCTGCGGAGCCGTCCTGTGGATGGAGAACATTGAGAAAGAAAAGGCATCCATCAAAGTCCAGGATGAATGCCCCGGATGTGCTGAACCGGTTAAAGAAGCATCCCTGTTCCCCATGGTTTGAGGCATCTTAAATATCAGGGGACATTTCCGGAAAGAAAATTACAGGGCTCTTTCAAGAATCTTCCGGCTTATATCCAACGTAAGATCCTGAGTTTCCGAGAGCGCCGTCATCCCGTGAGCCTTCAGCTGTTCAATAATAACCGGTATTTTATCCGCTCCAATGCCATACTGGGAAAGATGAGTCTTTACACCAAGACTTTCAAAGAATTCTCTTGTTTTCTCAATGGCCGAATCGATCTTTTCCTCTTCGCCGCCGTCTCCCATGTGCCAGACACGTTCTGCATATTGGAGAAGTTTCGCCCGTTTTTGTTCGCGACGTATCTCCAGCACTGCCGGCAACACAATCGCCAAAGTCTGTCCGTGATCGATACCGAATAATGAAGTGAGTTCATGTCCGATGAAATGAGTCGCCCAATCCTGCGGAACCCCTGCACCAACGATCCCGTTCAATGCTAAAGTAGCGCACCAGACCAGATTGGCACGCGCCTCGTAATTTTCGGGTTCCGCAACGGTCGTGAATCCGATTTCAATCAATGTCTGCAAAATGCCCTCGGCGATATGATCCTGCAGCCTGCCGCCCACCGGATAGGTGAGATATTGCTCCATTGTATGGACAAACGCATCAATCACTCCATTGGCAACCTGGTTCCGGGGGAGCGTAAAGGTAAGCGTCGGATCTAAGATGGAAAATCTGGGAAAGGCCAACTGACTTATAACGATAAATTTTCCGTGCTCATAGCTGATGACGGCTCCGCTGTTCATTTCAGAACCGGTTGCGGGCAAGGTAAGTATGGTACCGAACGGAACAGCTTTTCCTACGACATCAAGAGGAATCGGCTTAAAGGCATAGTTCAGCAGGTCTCGTGAATTTCCTTTGTAATAAGAAGCAAGCGCTACGAATTTAGTCCCGTCAATGACGGATCCTCCGCCGACGGCAAGCAGGAAATCAATCTTCTCCTTCTGAACCGTTTCTACAGCCTTGATCAATGTCTCGTAACGGGGGTTCGGCTCGATGCCGCCGAATTCAGAAATCTTCCTCTTCCCGAGTACAGCTTTTACCTTGTCGATAAGGCCGCTCTTTTTAGCGCTTCCACCTCCATAAGTTATCAAGACCGTCGCATCGGCTGGAATATATCGGTCGATACCCTGAAGCCTGTCCTTGCCGAATAAAATCCGTGTTGGGTTATAAAAATCAAAGTTCAGCATCAGAAACCCTCCTTAAATTGACAACTTTTTTGTCCGGCGTCCTCAGCGGCCGGTCATCTGTTCCATCTTTTCGGGGTACCGGGCCCCCTCTATCTTAATCTGTGAGGCGGCGCTGTCGATCTCGCGGAGATCGTCGGGCGTGAGTTCGACGGCAACTGCTCCAATGTTCTCGTCCAGGCGATTCAGCTTCGTGGTGCCTGGGATCGGGACAATCCAAGGCTTCTGCGCAAGCAGCCAGGCGAGCGCAATCTGGGCCGTGGTCGCCTTCTTCTGTTCCGCGATGTTGGTAAGAAGATCAATCAGGGCCAAATTCGCCTTGAGCGCCTCCGGCGAAAAGCGCGGCAGGGTGCTGCGGAAGTCGGAGCTGTCGAAGGTCGTTTTCTCGTCCATCTTCCCGGTGAGAAAACCCCTGCCCAGCGGGCTGTAGGGAACGAAGCCGATTCCGAGTTCCTCCAGGGTCGGCAGAACTTCCGCTTCAGGGCCTCTCGTCCACAAGGAGTATTCACTCTGGACTGCAGTGAGCGGCTGAACGGCATGGGCGCGGCGGATCGTCTTCACGCCTGCTTCAGAAAGGCCGAAATGCTGGACCTTGCCTTCCTGAATCAGCTCCTTCACGGTTCCCGCCACATCTTCGATCGGCACGTTCGTGTCAACGCGATGCTGATAGAGCAAATCAATCCTCTCGACCTTGAGCCGCTTGAGCGAACCTTCAACAGCCTGTTTGATGTGCTCCGGTCGGCTGTTCAGGCTTGGCGATCCCTTCATCCCCCGAGGATCAAATCTGGGATCAATGTCGAAACCAAACTTGGTGGCGATGACCACTTGCCCGCGGAAGGGAGCGAGGGCTTCGCCCAGGAGTTCTTCGTTTGTAAACGGGCCATAAACTTCCGCCGTGTCAAAGAAGGTTATGCCGTTCTCCACGGCTGCCCGAAGAAGAGAGGTCATCTCCTCCTTATCTTTGGGTGGACCATAGGAAAAGCTCATTCCCATGCAGCCAAGTCCGAGAGCCGAAACTTCCAGGCCGCTTTTCCCCAATGTACGTTTCTGCATTTTTTCTTCATCTCCTTATATTTAGGATTCAATGGTTTGTATCATACGCCCGAAAGAACAAAGGCAGGTAGACCGATTCTGCCTGATTATCGCTTTTCGTCAATCCTGAAATTCATTTCCTGGGAAATATTTCTTGACAATAGAACGATTGTTCTATAAAAAGGAATCATGAAAGAGAAACGAACCGTCCAGATCGTGAAAAAGCAGATTGCCTCGTTCTTCCGCGAGAGGAAGCGGATGCCGACCTATGAGGAAATGGTGGCGCTCCTCGGCGTAAAGTCGAAAAGCGTTGTGCATTTCTGGGTGGGCAAACTCGTTGAAGCGGACATCCTGGAGCGGGATTCGGGGGGGCGTCTGGCCTGGAAGCAGCGGCCTTTCTCCATCCCCCTGGTCGGGGAGGTCGCCGCCGGTTTTCCCTCCCCGGAGGAAGAGGAATTGCGGGATGTTCTTTCCCTCGATGAATACCTGGTGGCCAGGCCGGAGGCGTCTTTTCTCCTTCAGGTGTCCGGGGATTCCATGATTGGAGAGGGAATTATGCCGGGGGATCTGGTGATTGTGGAAAAGGGTCGTGAACCGAAAAACGGCGATGTGGTGATTGCTGAAGTGGACGGTGAGTGGACCATGAAAACCTTCCGGAAAGAAAAGGGGGAGGTTTTTCTGGAGGCGGCCAATCCGAACTATCCGCTCATCCGGCCCCGGCAGGAATTGAAGCTGGCGGGGGTTGTTACGGCCGTCGTCCGGAAGTATCACGCTTAGGGCGAAACAGAAATTACAAAACAGACTTCGGAAACAGGGGTTGAAGATGCGAACCATGACAATGAGAAACGTTGAATGTATGGGTGCGAGAGATGCGATGGGCGGTTGCCCCTTTGATCTGGGAAGACGACTCCGGCGCTTTCAGCGCTGTATCGAGACCTCCCATTGGGATCAATGGCTGATCCGTCAGGCGGCCCGTTTTGACAGGATGTTGTCGGGTGCGGTGATCCTGTTGGCTGTTGCCTTTTTTCTTTCCTTATCCCGGATCTTTTGAACGTTTTTGGGAGGAGGCGACGCAGTTGTAAAGATGATACGTCTAGAAGCTGACGACGAAGCCTGCGCAGTTAGCCGAAAAAAGGCGACTTCGCATGAGGTTGCGTCGTCCCGGCTTTTGCAACAGGTTATTTGTTGAGTTTTTTTCCTTTCCCCTTCCTTTTTTCATGACCTTCCCTGCGCGATAACAATCCGGAAATTTAAATGATGACGCCGGAAATTCTTTGATGATAGAATAGCCGATCTTATCGGCGCCAAGGAGCGGCTGTTCGGACCATGTCCCTCGTGTTTATTCAAAAATCCTCTTACCGGTACGAAACGTTGAAGCCCCAGGTATTCGCCATGCTGGATCGCCTGGGCGGACACAGCCTCTGTGCCGGCAGCCGCGTGCTCATCAAGCCTAACCTGATGACGTACGCCACCCCGGAACAGGCCCTCTTGACGCATCCCCTCATCATCAGGGCCGTCGTGGAATACGTTCTGGAGCGGGGCGCCCGCCCCCTGGTTGCCGACAGCCCGGCGCTGGGCTCCTTCGACAGGGTCCTCCGGGAAAGCGGCATTGCCGAGGTCCTTTCCCCCTTACATGTGGAATGCCGCCCTTTTCAGGAATCCCTGAAAATCGATATTGGTGAGCCCTTCGGCTTTGTCGACATCGCCAGGGAAGCCATCGAGTCGGATTTCATCATCAACCTCCCCAAGTTTAAAACCCATCGGCAGATGATCCTCACCCTGGGCGTCAAGAATCTCTTCGGCTGTATCGTGGGATACCGGAAGCCGGAATGGCACATGAAGACGGGCATCAATCATCCTCTCTTCGCCCGGCTGCTGGTCCAGCTTTATCAGCGGATTTCTCCGGCCGTTACGATCCTCGACGGGATTCTGGCCCTGGAAGGGGAAGGGCCGGGAAAACGGGGGATTCCGAGGGAGGTCGGCCTGCTGCTCGGCAGTGACAGTGCCTTGGCGATTGACAGGACGGTCTGCCGTCTCCTGGAATTGGAACCGGAGCATATTCCCGTCCTGAAGGCCGCCGATGAACTGGGACTGCTGGAAGAACCGCTCGATATCGATGGACAGCTGGAGCCTCTTGGGGCTTTCCAACTCCCCGAGGTCGTGCCGTTCGTGCTTTCCGGTACGAGGATTCTGCAGCGTATGCTGCGGCTCTACTTCCTGGCCCGGCCCTCTGTTGAGACGAACCTTTGCCGGCATTGCGGGGCCTGCTGGGAAATCTGCCCGGCGAAAGCCATCAACGGGACCGTTCGCCCCCTGAGATTCAACTATGAAGACTGTATCCGGTGTTTCTGCTGTATCGAGGTCTGCCCTCACGGTGCGCTCCATACGGTGGATCCCCTGCCGGCCCGCCTGGTTCGAAAGATCATGGCCCGTCTGTGGTGACCGGTCATGCCGGTTCGAAAGACGGTGCTGATCAGGGTGGGGCGGGGATTTCCGGAATAAGGGGATTATGATGTTATCTTTATGATTTTATATTCGATCTTGACAAGGTCGCATTGCATGATTATATCTGCAGGGTTGAAGGAGTGGGAAATTAAGACGGTCTGGATTTGAAAAGGTCAAAGGTTTTTCTTGAAAAAAAATCGGGTAAAATCCCGGAGGTTAAGGAGTTTTTTTATGAGCCATGATAAATCGTTACGCCGGTTCGAGGGGGCCTCGAAATATATTCTTGACGAGGAGCTGTCCAAAATCGTCAATGTCTCCATCGCCATTGAAATGCCGCTTCTGCTGAAGGGGGAGCCTGGTACGGGAAAGACCATGCTGGCCCATGCGATTGCAGAAAGTCTCCAGATGCCGCTCATCATCCTGAACGTCAAATCCAGCATGAAGCTGCTGGAGGCGCTCTATCAGTACGATACCCTGACACGGCTCAATGACAGCCGTTTCGGTGATTCCCGGCGGGATGTGAGCAATATCGAAGAATATATCAAGATGGGCAAGATCGGCCAGGCTTTTGTTGCCGATGAGCGCGTGGTTCTGCTCATCGACGAGATCGATAAGGCGGACACGGATTTCCAGGACGACATGCTGGATGTGCTGGATCAGATGCAGTTCGACATCATGGAGATCGATAAGACGATCAAGGCGAAGAATCGGCCGGTCATCATCATCACGTCCAACGCCAAGAAAGACCTTTCGGATCCCTTCCTGGGGCGATGCAACTTCCATCACATCGCTTTCCCCGATCCCGACGTCATGCGGCAGATTGTGGATGTCCATTTCCCCAGCATCCATGACGACATGGCCGAGGCCTGCATCACCACCTTTTACCGGCTGCGGGAATTCCGCGGCATCGAGAAGAAGCCGGCCACACGGGAACTGATCAACTGGATTCGCGCTCTCAAGGCGGATCCCGACTTCAAAATCAAGCAGCTGCACAAGGGAGAGTCGCCTTATCTCGGTATCCTCTTCAAGAAGAGCGCGGATTTGAATCTTGCCACCCAGCAGATGTCACGCTTGAGAATTTAAGGGGGGACTTCCTTGTTTACGCAATTTTTTTACACCCTGCGCGAGAAGGGGGTTCCGGTATCCCCGACCTCTTTTCTCCGGCTGCAGAAGGCGCTGGGACTGGGGCTGGTGACCTCCCTGGAGGATTTTTACACGGTAGCCCGCTCCATCCTGGTCAAGAGTGAGCGCTACTTTGATCTTTACGATCAGATCTTCGCCTATCATTTCAAAGGGGTGGCCCTAGCAGAGCCCGATATAGAGGAAATATCCGATGTTATTCGGGCCATGCTGGAGGACTGGCTGAATAAGGATCCCGGGGCGCTGGCCCGGGAGCTGGGCATCGACGAAAAAGAAATGCAGAAGATGACCCCGGAAGAGCTGGTGCAGTATTTTCTCGATCGCCTCAAGGATCAGACGGAGGAGCATCACGGGGGACATAAATGGATCGGCACCGGGGGGACCTCGCCCGTCGGCCATTCCGGTTATCATCCCGGCGGAATGCGCGTTGGCGGCCGCTCCCGGAACAAATCGGCCATCAAGGTGGCCATGGACAGGCGTTACAAGGCCTATTCCCTGGATGGTCCCCTGACCCAGCACCAGATGGGGGAGGCCCTGAAGCGGCTGAGGCGGATGGTGCCCGAGGGGCCGAAAGACATCGTCAATGTGGACAAGACCATCTATGAAACGATGCGCAATGCCGGTGAAGTCGAGATTGTCTTCGACCGCCGGATGACGGATCGTCTAAAGGTGATCCTGATGATTGACAACGGCGGCTGGTCCATGGACCCGTACATTAACGTGGTGCAGACGCTGTTCAACTATGCCCGCACCCAGTTCAAGGATCTGAAGATCTACTATTTTCACAACACCGTCTATGATCATGTCTGGCTGGATCCGGAGCGCCGCCACAAGGCGGAGGCCATCGAGGATCTTCTCCGCAAGGAGCCGGATACGCGCCTGGTCATGGTGGGAGACGCCAGCATGGCGCCGTCGGAACTGATGCATCAGAATGGGGGGATTTACTATTTCCATAAATCTTCCATCGCCAGTATTGAACGCCTGAAAATGCTGACCAATACCTTCCGCCATGCTGTCTGGCTGAATCCTCAACCGGAATGGGAATGGCGGCATACCTGGACCATCGGGGTTGTCCAGGACGTCTTTCCCATGTTCGAACTGACCCTGGACGGGTTGGAAAAGGCGGTCCGGCACCTGGTCTCCCGCAATTAGAAATCCGATTTCCTGATCTGCACTTCAGCGGCGGCTGGTTCCCCAGTCGCCGCTGAAACGTTTTTCGCCTCCTTTTCGACCCTGCCGGGGTTTTCCCCCGCCTCTCATTTCACAATCGAAAAAATTTCTTTGAATTTGTCGGAAGCGGCTGTTTTTAAAAGCTCGAAGAGGACCGCCTCGGTGCAGGTGAGCTTGCCGCCGGCATCCCGGATCATCTGCAGCCCGATCTCCCGATTCCTGGCTGTTCGCGAGGAGACGGCATCGGCGACAATAGAAACCGCATAACCCGCTGCGAGCAGATCGAGGGCGGTCTGGTAAACGCAGATGTGTGTTTCGATCCCTGTCAGCAGGATCTGCCGGCGCCCCGTCTGCTGCAGGGTTTCCCGAAAGAGGGAATTCTGGCAGCAACTGAAGCTTTCCTTGGCAATGGGCGTCACCCCCCGGAAGAGGCCGGCGATCTCCGGAATCGTCGGTCCCAGTTTGGCCGGGATCTGTTCCGTGACGATCAGGGGTATGCCGAAAACCTCCATCCCCCGGATCATCTTCCGGGCGTTTTCGAAGAGCGAATCCCGGTCGGCCATGGCCTGTGCCAGATTGCCCTGAAAATCAATCACCAACAGAACCGTATTCTCGATCGCAAGCATATTGGAAAATCTCCTGTTTACTGGAAAAGGTGAATGTCGGGAACTAATGCAGGTCGCCCGGACCGGCGGATGGCCCCCGGTCATTCCGGATTGCAGCAAGCTGCCGGTGAATCTCTTTAAGGGCCTCGTCCTGGGCGGCCAGGTGATCGAGAATGGCCCGCAATTCTTCTTCCTCCTTGACATTCAAATCATAGTAATTATGGGCCTCGATACGATCCCGTTCCGCCTGCCGGTTTTCACTGATCATGACGATAGAAGCCGTGTAGGCCGACTGCAGGGATAAAATGAGGTTCATGAAAATGAAGGGATAGGGGTCCCACGGGGAAAACCAGGCTACCAGATTGATGAGAAACCAGCCAGCCAGGAGAATGCTTTGAACAATCAGGAAGCGCCATGACCCGACTGTCCTGGCGATTAGATCGGCCGCCTTCTGGCTCAAAGTGGATTTCTCTTCAAGCAGCTCGTTGATGTTGCAGACAGGCGGATGCCGATGCTGATAAGGTTCGGGAAAACGAAGGGAACTCATAAATTGCACCTCCTCTGCGTGATGGATACGTTTCGGCCGGTTTCCGGAACGGAAACCGGTGCCCGGCAAAGAAATGGAAAGCGGTGTTCTGCCATTAAGTTCCCGTCTCCAGCGGCCTTATGCCGGTCAGAGTCACGGAACCCCGTCCGGGTGGATAATCGCCTCACAGGAGGGGATATCCTTGAAATCCCTGTAGGTGTATCGGTTGGTCAGGAAATGAATCGTCTGGTTGGACGATCCCAGGAGAGAGCGTCCCAGGGGCCGGGTCAGATCATACGGCCCGGCAATGAGAATGTCCAGACTGTTCAGTATTGCCGATCCATTGGGCATCTGCCGTATCTCCGCGATTTCATACCCGGAAAAAACAAGGATGCTGAGTGGGGAAGGTTTAAGCCGCTGCACAAAATCCAGCAGGGCTTCCGGTTGTGAGAACGGTTCCCCACCCGTAAGGGAAATTCCTTCGATCCCTTGCCCTTTTCTGAGGATTTCCCCCGCAAGGATTTCCGTGTCTGAAAGGTGGCCGCCTCCGGGATCGTGGGTTTCAGGGTTGAAACACTCCGGACAGGCAAGAGGGCTGCCCTGGAACCAGACCACGGACCTGACGCCCGGACCGTTGGCGCGGCTGAAGGGTGCATAGGCATGAATCTGTACGATCATCGGTTTGCTCTGCTGTATACCACCTTCATAAAGCCATTTGTTGAAAAGAAGAACCTTTTTTTCAAAACCCCAGGTGTCTTGGGACGACAAGGATGAAGGAGAAAAGCACGGAGGATTGAAAAAGGTTCATCCGGTTGAGACGAATTTTTAGCTACTCATGTTGAATTCGATCTTCCGTGAATACATCTACAACTCGGCAAAAAGAGTTGTTATTGGAAACGGAGAATTACGGAGTGAAATTTGCGAAAAAAGTCAGAATCATTTCTAACACTGCCTTTTCGTAATAAAGGGGTTTCTTCAACATTTGCATATCATACGCACGTTTAGGAAGCTTCCTTATTGCGCTACTATTCTTGGTTCTGAGAGGTTTTCAATCCACTTCAAGCGCTCCTGCTCATTTATGGGTGCACCCTTCTGTGTGTAAGCAATTCGCCAGATGTTCCATTTTCCATAAATGATTCTGGCGATCTCGTACTGAGAGGGGGTACCTGGGCAGTTTTCGAAGTAATACTCATAAAGTATGTCATGCTCACTTTCACGAATGACTTTCCAGACCACGTCCGGGCATCGCTTTTCCATTAAATCCCTTAGGCCAGCCATCATATCCTTAGGGTTTGCAGGAGAAGTGGAAATCCTCGCGAGAGTTTGCTCTGTATAGAGTCGCGACCAACTTTCAATGCTTTCATCTTTTGGAACATACTCTTCGATTGCATATTTACCTTTTATGAATTGAGAGTGACCAAGTTTCCATCCCCCCTTATAAGGTCTGTCGGGGATATGAAACACGCTGAGTCGGATGTCCATAATAATTGGATTTGAGGACCCTAAACTCTCTTTGCCCCCACTCATCGTCGTGCATGACACAAAAGCCAGTAATACCAGACATATTAAAGATTTCTGTAAATTAATCATGTTTGTATGCCCCTTTGTCTACAATTCATGGTTGGAAAGACCGTTTTTTCTGAGGATGCTACGAGTTGATGTTTGTTTTCTCCGTTTGCCGCCTGGTTGCCAGACGGTGGCATAGCACTTTAAGTATTATCGTTTGTAATTTCGCATGATTCTTAAAAGCAGTCAATCATTGCGTTCAGGAAGAAATTTTCCGAATAAGAATTATACCTCGGACGATGCAATACTTTCCTTCGCCTCCGGAATGCAGTCCTGAATAAAAGTGCTCTTCGATATTGAAAACACTTCGTTTTCACGGATTTTTCTGTTTGGACTCTTGAAAAGGCGGAAATAGATATTTTCATGTGTTCTATCGGAGTAAACCTGATAGGAATCTTTTTGAATCTGGACACCTAAGGGCTTTTCTTTTTGGTATAACCGGCAAAACGCCTTTGCGATATGCTCGTCTGTGGCATCCCAGTATCTCGGGCGCCTCTTCACAAATTCATTAATTGCTTTCTGAACCGGTTCAATATTTTGGGACTGATTACCGGCAAGACCTGGTCTGATATTTGATTTGGTCAATTTATAAATCCCTATAATTATAATTAGTTAATATGTATGTGATGAATTGAGAGGTCATCATCAAGATGACATTCAGAAAATCTGGCCAAATTAAAATACCAACGCAAAATCATTTACTATTTTACTTTTTGTTAGAAATCTAATTTTTCCTTCTGCTTTTTTCTCACCAAACCAGCTCCTTGTTTTCGTTTATGGGTGCCATGCGTCTCAGGCCGGAGCTGGCGCATCTGCCCACGGCGTTCAGCCAGCCCTCGAACGACATGCATCGGTGTCTCCGTTTCATAGTCTAAGCCGCTGTAGTACATGGCTGCAGCCGGAGTCATCGGCAGAGGGATGAAATCCTGCACTTGACGCAATTTCCAGCGCTCCCGGCGGACAAAGTCTTCAACTATTTTCATCTCACCAGGCGTGGAACCCGGAAAATTGGTGAGAAAATAGGGAACAAGGTACTGTTCACGGCCCGCTTCCCGGCTTTCTTTTTCAAACAACTTGCGAAAACGCTCAAAACACTCCGGTCCTGGCTTGCGCATGCGGCGCAGGACAATGGGATGCAGATGTTCCGGGGCGACCTTAAGATGGCCTGAGGTATGATGGCGTGCCAGTTCGCGGATATATTCCGGCATTCGCAAGGCCACGTCCATGCGGATGCCGGATTGAATGAAGACATGTTTCACCTTTTCCAGAGCACGGATGCGGCGCATC
The DNA window shown above is from Syntrophus gentianae and carries:
- a CDS encoding DUF1003 domain-containing protein, which gives rise to MSSLRFPEPYQHRHPPVCNINELLEEKSTLSQKAADLIARTVGSWRFLIVQSILLAGWFLINLVAWFSPWDPYPFIFMNLILSLQSAYTASIVMISENRQAERDRIEAHNYYDLNVKEEEELRAILDHLAAQDEALKEIHRQLAAIRNDRGPSAGPGDLH
- the lexA gene encoding transcriptional repressor LexA encodes the protein MKEKRTVQIVKKQIASFFRERKRMPTYEEMVALLGVKSKSVVHFWVGKLVEADILERDSGGRLAWKQRPFSIPLVGEVAAGFPSPEEEELRDVLSLDEYLVARPEASFLLQVSGDSMIGEGIMPGDLVIVEKGREPKNGDVVIAEVDGEWTMKTFRKEKGEVFLEAANPNYPLIRPRQELKLAGVVTAVVRKYHA
- a CDS encoding 4Fe-4S single cluster domain-containing protein, with translation MIVQIHAYAPFSRANGPGVRSVVWFQGSPLACPECFNPETHDPGGGHLSDTEILAGEILRKGQGIEGISLTGGEPFSQPEALLDFVQRLKPSPLSILVFSGYEIAEIRQMPNGSAILNSLDILIAGPYDLTRPLGRSLLGSSNQTIHFLTNRYTYRDFKDIPSCEAIIHPDGVP
- a CDS encoding iron-containing alcohol dehydrogenase; this translates as MLNFDFYNPTRILFGKDRLQGIDRYIPADATVLITYGGGSAKKSGLIDKVKAVLGKRKISEFGGIEPNPRYETLIKAVETVQKEKIDFLLAVGGGSVIDGTKFVALASYYKGNSRDLLNYAFKPIPLDVVGKAVPFGTILTLPATGSEMNSGAVISYEHGKFIVISQLAFPRFSILDPTLTFTLPRNQVANGVIDAFVHTMEQYLTYPVGGRLQDHIAEGILQTLIEIGFTTVAEPENYEARANLVWCATLALNGIVGAGVPQDWATHFIGHELTSLFGIDHGQTLAIVLPAVLEIRREQKRAKLLQYAERVWHMGDGGEEEKIDSAIEKTREFFESLGVKTHLSQYGIGADKIPVIIEQLKAHGMTALSETQDLTLDISRKILERAL
- a CDS encoding hydrolase; the encoded protein is MLAIENTVLLVIDFQGNLAQAMADRDSLFENARKMIRGMEVFGIPLIVTEQIPAKLGPTIPEIAGLFRGVTPIAKESFSCCQNSLFRETLQQTGRRQILLTGIETHICVYQTALDLLAAGYAVSIVADAVSSRTARNREIGLQMIRDAGGKLTCTEAVLFELLKTAASDKFKEIFSIVK
- a CDS encoding vWA domain-containing protein; its protein translation is MFTQFFYTLREKGVPVSPTSFLRLQKALGLGLVTSLEDFYTVARSILVKSERYFDLYDQIFAYHFKGVALAEPDIEEISDVIRAMLEDWLNKDPGALARELGIDEKEMQKMTPEELVQYFLDRLKDQTEEHHGGHKWIGTGGTSPVGHSGYHPGGMRVGGRSRNKSAIKVAMDRRYKAYSLDGPLTQHQMGEALKRLRRMVPEGPKDIVNVDKTIYETMRNAGEVEIVFDRRMTDRLKVILMIDNGGWSMDPYINVVQTLFNYARTQFKDLKIYYFHNTVYDHVWLDPERRHKAEAIEDLLRKEPDTRLVMVGDASMAPSELMHQNGGIYYFHKSSIASIERLKMLTNTFRHAVWLNPQPEWEWRHTWTIGVVQDVFPMFELTLDGLEKAVRHLVSRN
- a CDS encoding DUF362 domain-containing protein translates to MSLVFIQKSSYRYETLKPQVFAMLDRLGGHSLCAGSRVLIKPNLMTYATPEQALLTHPLIIRAVVEYVLERGARPLVADSPALGSFDRVLRESGIAEVLSPLHVECRPFQESLKIDIGEPFGFVDIAREAIESDFIINLPKFKTHRQMILTLGVKNLFGCIVGYRKPEWHMKTGINHPLFARLLVQLYQRISPAVTILDGILALEGEGPGKRGIPREVGLLLGSDSALAIDRTVCRLLELEPEHIPVLKAADELGLLEEPLDIDGQLEPLGAFQLPEVVPFVLSGTRILQRMLRLYFLARPSVETNLCRHCGACWEICPAKAINGTVRPLRFNYEDCIRCFCCIEVCPHGALHTVDPLPARLVRKIMARLW
- a CDS encoding AAA family ATPase; this translates as MSHDKSLRRFEGASKYILDEELSKIVNVSIAIEMPLLLKGEPGTGKTMLAHAIAESLQMPLIILNVKSSMKLLEALYQYDTLTRLNDSRFGDSRRDVSNIEEYIKMGKIGQAFVADERVVLLIDEIDKADTDFQDDMLDVLDQMQFDIMEIDKTIKAKNRPVIIITSNAKKDLSDPFLGRCNFHHIAFPDPDVMRQIVDVHFPSIHDDMAEACITTFYRLREFRGIEKKPATRELINWIRALKADPDFKIKQLHKGESPYLGILFKKSADLNLATQQMSRLRI
- a CDS encoding aldo/keto reductase codes for the protein MQKRTLGKSGLEVSALGLGCMGMSFSYGPPKDKEEMTSLLRAAVENGITFFDTAEVYGPFTNEELLGEALAPFRGQVVIATKFGFDIDPRFDPRGMKGSPSLNSRPEHIKQAVEGSLKRLKVERIDLLYQHRVDTNVPIEDVAGTVKELIQEGKVQHFGLSEAGVKTIRRAHAVQPLTAVQSEYSLWTRGPEAEVLPTLEELGIGFVPYSPLGRGFLTGKMDEKTTFDSSDFRSTLPRFSPEALKANLALIDLLTNIAEQKKATTAQIALAWLLAQKPWIVPIPGTTKLNRLDENIGAVAVELTPDDLREIDSAASQIKIEGARYPEKMEQMTGR